A DNA window from Loxodonta africana isolate mLoxAfr1 chromosome 7, mLoxAfr1.hap2, whole genome shotgun sequence contains the following coding sequences:
- the PRSS23 gene encoding serine protease 23 → MAGIPGLLFLLFLLCAVVQVRPYGVHWKPTWPAYRLPVILPQSTHNLSKPDFVAEAKLEVSSTCGPQCHKGTPLPTYQEVKQYLSYETLYANGSRTETQVGIYILSNGGGGAQRQNSESSGRSRRKRQIYGYDSRFSIFGKDFLLNYPFSTSVKLSTGCTGTLVAEKHVLTAAHCIHDGKTYVKGTQKLRVGFLKPKFKDGGRGANSSNSAIPEKMKFQWIRVKRTHVPKGWIKGNANDIGMDYDYALLELKKPHKRKFMKIGVSPPTKQLPGGRIHFSGYDNDRPGNLVYRFCDIKDETYDLLYQQCDAQPGASGSGVYVRMWKRQQQKWERKIIGIFSGHQWVDVNGSPQDFNVAVRITPLKYAQICYWIKGNYLDCREG, encoded by the coding sequence ATGGCGGGGattccagggctccttttccttctcttccttctctgtgcAGTGGTGCAGGTGCGCCCCTACGGTGTTCACTGGAAACCGACTTGGCCTGCTTACCGCCTCCCTGTCATCTTGCCTCAGTCCACCCACAACTTATCCAAGCCCGACTTCGTGGCCGAGGCCAAATTGGAAGTGTCCTCCACATGTGGGCCCCAGTGTCATAAGGGAACTCCACTACCCACCTACCAAGAGGTCAAGCAATACCTGTCTTATGAAACTCTCTATGCCAATGGCAGCCGCACAGAGACCCAGGTGGGCATTTACATCCTCAGCAATGGCGGAGGTGGGGCCCAGCGCCAAAACTCAGAGTCTTCAGGAAGGTCTCGAAGGAAGCGGCAGATTTACGGCTATGACAGCAGGTTCAGCATTTTTGGAAAGGACTTCCTGCTCAATTACCCTTTCTCAACATCGGTGAAGTTATCAACAGGCTGCACCGGCACCCTGGTGGCGGAAAAGCACGTTCTCACAGCTGCCCACTGCATTCACGACGGGAAAACATACGTGAAAGGAACCCAGAAACTTAGAGTGGGCTTCCTGAAGCCCAAGTTTAAAGACGGCGGTCGAGGGGCCAACAGCTCGAACTCGGCCATCCCGGAAAAGATGAAATTTCAGTGGATCCGGGTGAAACGCACCCATGTGCCCAAGGGTTGGATCAAGGGCAATGCCAACGACATTGGCATGGATTATGACTATGCCCTCCTGGAACTCAAAAAACCCCACAAGAGAAAGTTCATGAAGATTGGGGTGAGCCCTCCCACTAAGCAGTTGCCAGGGGGAAGAATCCACTTCTCTGGTTATGACAATGACCGACCAGGCAATTTGGTGTACCGCTTCTGTGACATCAAAGATGAGACCTACGACCTGCTCTACCAGCAGTGTGATGCCCAGCCGGGGGCCAGCGGGTCAGGGGTCTacgtgaggatgtggaagaggcAGCAGCAGAAGTGGGAACGAAAAATTATTGGCATTTTTTCAGGGCACCAGTGGGTTGACGTGAATGGTTCTCCTCAGGATTTCAATGTGGCCGTTAGAATCACCCCTCTCAAATATGCCCAGATTTGCTATTGGATTAAAGGGAACTACCTGGATTGTAGAGAGGGGTGA